One window from the genome of Haemorhous mexicanus isolate bHaeMex1 chromosome 22, bHaeMex1.pri, whole genome shotgun sequence encodes:
- the LIMK1 gene encoding LIM domain kinase 1 isoform X5: MGACTARRITGHASGSCAMAAPSRSPRGWSCGHCYYQMVVTPVIEQILPDSPASRIPHTVTLVSIPACSDGKRGFSVSIDQGCGTEHPRTVRVREVDPDCISPDMKNSIHIGDRILEINGTPIGHVPLDEIDLLIQETSRLLQLTIEHDPHEPLGQEPGLAGSPLPALCSPLRLPAPVPCGDPAAMRQRTVTRSCSTDKSPGSSSVGSPASQRKDIGRSESLRVVSRAHRIFRPSDLIHGEVLGKGCFGQAIKVTHRETGEVMVMKELIRFDEETQRTFLKEVKVMRCLEHPNVLKFIGVLYKEKRLNFITEYIKGGTLRSLIKSMDSHYPWSQRVSFAKDIAAGMAYLHSMNIIHRDLNSHNCLVRENKSVVVADFGLARLMVDEKNQPEHLKNLKKPDRKKRYTVVGNPYWMAPEMINGRSYDEKVDIFSFGIVLCEIIGRVSADPDYLPRTTDFGLNVRGFLERYCPPACPPSFFPIAVCCCDLDPEKRPSFAKLEQWLETLRMHLEIHLPLSSQLEQLDRAFGEMHRREGGLPAAPR; the protein is encoded by the exons ATGGGCGCCTGTACTGCAAGAAGGATTACTGGGCACGCTTCGGGGAGCTGTGCCATGGCTGCTCCGAGCAGATCACCAAGGGGCTGGTCATG CGGCCACTGCTACTACCAGATGGTGGTGACACCGGTGATCGAGCAGATCCTGCCGGACTCCCCGGCCTCCCGCATCCCTCATACCGTCACCCTCGTGTCCATCCCCGCCTGCTCCGATGGCAAGCGCGGCTTCTCCGTCTCCATTGACCAGGGCTGTGGCACCGAGCATCCGCGCACCGTGCGCGTCCGAGA GGTAGACCCGGACTGCATCAGCCCTGACATGAAGAACTCCATCCACATTGGTGACCGCATCCTGGAGATCAACGGGACCCCCATTGGCCACGTCCCTCTGGACGAG ATCGACCTGCTGATCCAGGAGACAAGCCGCCTGCTGCAGCTAACCATCGAGCATGACCCCCATGAGCCCCTgggccaggagccagggctggcaggcagcCCCCTGCCTGCCTTGTGCAGCCCCCTGCGCTTGCCAGCCCCCGTGCCCTGCGGGGACCCCGCTGCCATGCGCCAGCGCACTGTCAC GAGGAGCTGTAGCACAGACAAATCCCCAGGCTCCAGCTCCGTGGGCTCTCCCGCGTCCCAGCGCAAGGACATCGGGCGCTCCGAGTCCCTGCGCGTCGTGTCCCGCGCCCACCGCATCTTCCGCCCCTCGGACCTCATCCACGGAGAGGTGCTGGGCAAGGGCTGCTTTGGCCAGGCCATCAAG GTGACACATCGGGAGACGGGCGAGGTGATGGTCATGAAGGAGCTGATTCGCTTTGATGAGGAGACCCAGAGGACCTTCCTCAAAGAG GTGAAGGTGATGCGCTGCCTGGAGCACCCCAACGTGCTCAAGTTCATTGGGGTGCTCTACAAGGAGAAGAGGCTCAACTTCATCACAGAGTACATCAAAGGGGGCACCTTAAGGAGCCTCATCAAGAGCATG gacagccaCTACCCCTGGAGCCAGCGGGTCAGCTTTGCCAAGGACATCGCTGCTGGCATG GCCTACCTCCACTCCATGAACATCATCCACCGCGACCTGAACTCTCACAACTGCCTCGTGCGGGAG aaCAAGAGTGTGGTGGTGGCTGACTTCGGGCTGGCACGGCTGATGGTGGATGAGAAGAACCAGCCCGAACATCTCAAGAACCTGAAGAAACCAGACCGCAAGAAACGCTACACGGTGGTGGGGAACCCCTACTGGATGGCCCCCGAGATGATCAATG ggaggagctaTGATGAGAAGGTGGACATCTTCTCCTTCGGCATCGTCCTATGCGAG ATCATCGGCCGGGTGAGCGCTGACCCCGATTACCTGCCCCGCACCACCGACTTCGGCCTCAACGTCCGGGGCTTCCTGGAGCGCTACTGCCCCCCCGCCTGCCCCCCCAGCTTTTTCCCCATCGCCGTCTGCTGCTGCGACCTGGACCCCGAGAAGAG GCCGTCCTTCGCCAAGCTGGAGCAGTGGCTGGAGACGCTGCGCATGCACCTGGAGATCCACTTGCCgctgagctcccagctggagcagctggaccGAGCCTTTGGGGAGATGCACCGACGGGAAGGGGGGCTGCCCGCGGCCCCGCGGTAG